A region of Argentina anserina chromosome 5, drPotAnse1.1, whole genome shotgun sequence DNA encodes the following proteins:
- the LOC126793612 gene encoding probable ADP-ribosylation factor GTPase-activating protein AGD8, translated as MASEIFNDKNAVFKKLKAKSENKMCFDCNAKNPTWASVTYGIFLCIDCSAVHRSLGVHISFVRSTNLDSWTPEQLRTMTFGGNNRAQVFFKQHGWTDGGKIEAKYTSRAAELYRQILSKEVAKSMAEDAGLPSSPVASQSGQASNGLPDVKTSEVIKEKPIAKQETPEVSASPKAPHVFVTSTIKKPLGAKKIVKTGGLGARKLTTKPNESLYDQKPEEPVIPVVSSTKSTAPAVTPLASRFEYVEALQSTDSGHQVPGHVTAPKSSNFFADFGMDSSYPKRTSSNSSKVQIQETDEARKKFTNAKSISSAQYFGDQSKSADVEAQASLQKFSGSAAISSADLFGDRGDIPIDLTASDLINRLSFQAQQDISSLKNIAGETGKKLSSLASNLMTDLQDRIL; from the exons ATGGCGTCCGAGATCTTCAACGACAAGAATGCTGTGTTCAAGAAGCTGAAGGCCAAGTCGGAGAACAAG ATGTGCTTCGATTGTAATGCAAAGAACCCAACTTGGGCTTCGGTTACGTATGGTATCTTCCTCTGCATTGATTGCTCAGCCGTTCATCGGAGTCTGGGAGTTCATATCAGCTTTGTTAG ATCTACGAACTTAGATTCATGGACCCCAGAACAGCTGAGAACAATGACCTTTGGGGGAAACAATCGTGCACAGGTTTTCTTTAAACAGCATGGATGGACAGATGGAGGCAAAATTGAGGCCAAATATACATCACGAGCTGCCGAGCTATATAGGCAGATACTTTCCAAAGAAGTAGCAAAAAGTATGGCAGAAGACGCAGGTCTTCCATCATCGCCTGTTGCGTCTCAGTCGGGACAAGCATCTAATGGGCTTCCTGATGTTAAGACCAGTGAGGTGATAAAAGAAAAGCCCATAGCAAAGCAAGAAACACCGGAAGTTTCTGCTTCCCCGAAAGCCCCCCATGTATTTGTTACCAGTACCATTAAGAAGCCCCTTGGTGCTAAGAAAATTGTGAAAACTGGGGGACTTGGTGCTCGCAAACTTACTACAAAG CCAAATGAAAGTCTGTATGATCAGAAACCTGAAGAACCAGTTATCCCAGTTGTTTCCTCAACCAAGAGCACTGCACCAGCTGTCACACCCCTGGCTTCTCGATTCGAGTATGTAGAAGCTCTTCAATCTACTGATAGTGGCCATCAGGTACCTGGCCATGTTACTGCACCCAAGTCATCAAATTTCTTTGCGGATTTCGGAATGGACAGCAGTTATCCCAAGAGAACTAGTTCAAACTCCTCAAAAGTGCAA ATTCAGGAAACTGACGAGGCAAGGAAAAAATTTACAAATGCAAAATCTATATCTTCTGCGCAATATTTTGGTGATCAGAGCAAATCTGCTGATGTTGAAGCTCAAGCCTCCTTGCAGAAGTTCTCT GGTTCTGCGGCCATCTCCAGTGCTGACCTCTTCGGTGACAGAGGAGATATCCCTATTGATCTAACTGCGAGTGACCTTATTAACCGTTTATCTTTTCAG GCGCAGCAGGATATCTCCTCTTTAAAAAATATTGCAGGAGAGACAGGGAAGAAGCTTAGCTCCTTGGCATCCAATTTAATGACGGATCTTCAGGACAGAATCCTCTAA
- the LOC126794504 gene encoding ubiquitin carboxyl-terminal hydrolase 21, with translation MEALLSLPQHNSSSSPDSMPVLPETLNGSSPFSQPEALDDQDRISPNTQDESTLLPPTLDGSSPNEDMCEVGFLPEIETEDVSSSDPELRCLEEPQEADPTWPPPVHEDGLVSSELKSHSQSSWSPWESGKRSVVCSEPYPVEDSKISMVGAGLYNLGNTCFINAILQCVTHTVPLVEGLRSSNHPLPHDCGSEGLCVVCALREHIDLSLVSSGSALSPLKLVDNLNHFSSYFRRYQQEDAHEFLQCFLDKLEQSWLESEKKETASNEDKNLVNNVFGGSLISKLRCCSCGHYSDTREPLIDLSLEIEDVDSLPRALESFTKIEKINDSETKFTCEKCKEEVSVEKQLVVHEAPPVAAFHLKRFKTDGNYVEKIDKHVEFPLELDLKPYTSGNNSDVNLKYELYAIVEHVGFSATSGHYFCFIRSCPDTWHRLDDSKVTRVREEFVLSQEAYILFYARQGTPWFSSLMEGQMSCSDLPIMNTSPKSVLDNVENIFTVNIPEGCMRNEEVLTTDTRDPVDKFFETNDGSKPDTGDFKETNKNTPIITASSPVGASKCFAETSHNNKIDENICSTSSLVDNEVNMTFDEVRVAGCPPTTPPRSRSADVYSFGTTPEPKYHIPRDYLKSADNVMYKRRSSNVIPPVDENPMRKEAIRYLSKSRSAPRDRRNQLLAAINKSPSEGMNKKRKRVGIMTM, from the exons ATGGAagcccttctctctctcccccagcacaactcttcttcttctccagatTCAATGCCTGTTCTCCCTGAAACCCTCAACGGGTCCTCACCGTTCTCCCAACCCGAAGCCCTCGACGACCAAGATCGGATTTCGCCCAATACCCAAGACGAATCCACTCTTCTTCCACCAACCCTCGATGGTTCTTCACCAAATGAAGACATGTGTGAGGTGGGTTTTCTCCCTGAAATCGAAACCGAAGACGTGTCCTCCTCAGATCCTGAGCTCCGTTGTCTTGAAGAACCCCAAGAAGCTGACCCCACATGGCCACCTCCTGTTCATGAGGATGGTTTAGTGAGTTCTGAGCTGAAATCGCATTCGCAGTCTTCTTGGTCTCCGTGGGAGTCCGGCAAGCGGTCTGTGGTGTGCTCGGAGCCGTATCCGGTGGAGGACTCCAAGATCTCTATGGTG GGTGCCGGGCTTTATAATCTCGGTAATACGTGTTTTATTAATGCGATTCTGCAATGTGTTACGCATACTGTGCCTCTCGTGGAGGGTCTGCGTTCGTCTAATCATCCATTGCCTCATGATT GTGGTAGTGAAGGGCTCTGTGTTGTTTGTGCTCTCCGTGAGCACATTGATCTTTCACTCGTATCCTCAGGAAGTGCTCTTTCACCATTGAAGCTTGTTGATAATTTGAACC ATTTCTCGTCTTATTTCCGAAGATATCAGCAAGAAGACGCCCACGAGTTCTTGCAATGTTTTTTAGATAAGCTAGAGCAATCATGGTTGGAATCTGAGAAAAAGGAGACTGCATCTAATGAAGATAAAAACCTCGTGAACAACGTGTTTGGTGGCAGTCTCATTAGCAAA CTTCGATGTTGTAGCTGTGGTCATTATTCTGACACCCGTGAACCTCTGATTGATCTAAGTTTGGAAATTGAAGATGTTGACTCTCTTCCAAGGGCTCTGGAATCTTTCACTAAGATAGAGAAGATAAATGATTCTGAGACAAAGTTTACCTGTGAGAAGTGCAAGGAAGAAGTGTCAGTGGAGAAGCAGCTTGTGGTGCATGAAGCCCCTCCAGTTGCTGCATTTCATCTGAAGAGATTTAAAACTGATGGAAATTATGTGGAGAAGATTGACAAACATGTGGAATTTCCTTTGGAGTTGGACTTGAAGCCCTACACTAGTGGCAATAACAGTGAT GTGAACCTGAAGTATGAGCTTTATGCAATTGTGGAGCATGTTGGCTTTTCAGCTACTTCTGGGCATTACTTTTGCTTTATTCGATCGTGTCCAGATACATGGCATAGGTTGGATGACTCAAAG GTTACTAGGGTTCGGGAAGAATTTGTTTTATCACAGGAGGCATACATTTTATTCTATGCCAGGCAGGGTACTCCCtggttttcaagtttaatggAAGGACAGATGTCATGCTCTGACCTACCCATTATGAATACATCACCTAAGTCAGTGTTAGATAATGTTGAGAACATCTTTACTGTGAATATTCCTGAGGGTTGTATGCGCAATGAAGAGGTCCTAACTACTGACACCAGAGATCCAGTtgataaattttttgaaacaaATGATGGATCCAAGCCTGATACTGGAGATTTCAAGGAGACTAACAAGAATACACCCATTATTACCGCTTCAAGTCCAGTTGGTGCAAGTAAATGTTTTGCTGAAACTTCACACAACAACAAGATTGATGAGAATATATGCAGTACATCCTCTCTTGTTGATAATGAAGTAAATATGACGTTTGATGAAGTCAGAGTTGCTGGTTGCCCTCCTACGACACCGCCCAGATCTCGAAGTGCAGATGTATATTCTTTTGGGACTACTCCAG AACCAAAATATCATATTCCCCGAGATTATCTGAAATCAGCAGACAATGTGATGTATAAAAGAAGATCAAGCAATGTTATTCCTCCTGTGGATGAAAACCCAATGAGAAAGGAAGCTATCCGCTATCTCTCAAAGTCAAGAAGTGCTCCAAGGGACAGGAGAAATCAGC